The Tigriopus californicus strain San Diego chromosome 5, Tcal_SD_v2.1, whole genome shotgun sequence genome includes a region encoding these proteins:
- the LOC131880216 gene encoding protein unc-13 homolog 4B-like isoform X1: MQTMKKVGSLKHIIRSPKTSEELEEAHEVRNGLNRNQSFTNGERNSVSPRKILDESDGFHFPKTLSSFLGKSSGTWRKKKDRSVSILASWKDEDDAKAQKSTLPPPMPPIAPTPRLKRVNSSTMSLGTNKKRIMTLEELYVEILYSILHMIGCDAEREEQTLLIDHLKEAFHFGDGKHAQLLDIACMREEPYLKANLEILEARGLIGKDMSGSSDPFCTFYLTTNPLSRFNTSYKERTLDPIWNEEFVLDVNSVDSDSLRIDIWDFNPEENVSDKFRKINEIKDGRGLRKFIKETMNASAGKTTHGLIGSVEIPLRDVPSAGLHSWLELEKPDMKSKSKKKRGEVNISLALSTEKDQHLTSQEHKHLLKILFAHELQNNHCEPFTWNGTFSKESVTILAQHAVQGKITGAETALSRWLVYAHTHCDLPLDYRVFHPILEKLHYAITQNLFHVDDEENFIETAVIFTHHATEFLRKHRHYMANNPELTLQVEYILKCLRLISNAVEGKDPPRNERKSLDTTDYRHYMNLITPGNMILKVTEAIGESFQHWYRYIVDALPIESSRALRIKNITALVRTLVTDLKTECRAVHELFSENLQIDYLRIAFDVYQNELVEVAKDLVESTCDKLRPIIFSENSDNNYVSDTLAIGTSLFELYLALQQMAALGKQIHGEIPAVEFMNCHAWFNKAVARWLDIALYKAMERIIRAVELDNLEPVDALVQHSSSAVDIRTVLLQIKTFWKELNWPDVEASYAFISKILDDVCKTSIFYADHMCRRVTLSQQIEKKDGKYEITPSLCLAINNIDYVLEFIQPFVAALGMEETLEKLETLNGEMVANSCRRTLQTLVQNAVENVENKIFEILDTIGEKMAPVIQKFLVEGSALVAYAGRDKETLIQYLDKNMIILKEKLNNANFEKVLSVIWDSSALSLSETIHLSIERQKPPSYFKTLLDILKILINFFYGDKIPNDETLLKMTNLLQTYAADSNELISRYHWSRYQHQQAIQDADWPIGSLTVRCQLLKEHLRIEVLNARNLKPPDTQTVRIQSKHFPPIRSRSHNSNLYRSSMNLEWVKSKFKSIRANLHEASIQFHAQTHAGQCDPYVSVKIVPEGKFSFAPKFKTKVQRRTLFPLFDETFDFVLGPNQSNRFHDAFIQLTIKDRGILPGNDFFIGETLVPFSDIQRTGLNQKLSDLPQIQLPLTKPEDLDSDVIIALESRNFDRVAKNFLQKERKKI, encoded by the exons ATGCAAACAATGAAGAAAGTTGGAAGTTTGAAGCATATCATTCGATCCCCCAAGACTTCTGAAGAGCTAGAGGAAGCTCATGAAGTGCGGAATGGATTGAATCGGAACCAGAGTTTCACCAATGGCGAGAGGAATTCAGTGTCCCCCAGGAAGATCCTGGATGAATCAGACGGCTTCCACTTCCCCAAGACTCTTTCTAGTTTTCTTGGCAAGAGTTCTGGAACCTGGCGAAAGAAAAAAGACCGAAGTGTCTCCATCTTGGCGTCT TGgaaggatgaggatgacgCCAAGGCCCAGAAATCCACCCTGCCCCCGCCGATGCCGCCCATTGCCCCTACCCCCAGACTTAAAAGGGTGAATTCTAGCACCATGTCTCTAGGCACCAATAAGAAGAGGATAATGACA TTAGAGGAGCTTTATGTCGAGATTTTGTACTCGATTCTCCATATGATTGGTTGTGATGCGGAACGAGAAGAACAAACCCTGTTGATCGATCATCTTAAAGAAGCCTTTCATTTTGGGGATGGCAAACACGCCCAATTACTCGATATTGCCTGCATGCGGGAG GAACCTTATTTGAAAGCCAACTTGGAGATTTTGGAGGCGCGAGGTCTCATTGGGAAAGACATGTCCGGCAGCAGCGATCCATTTTGCACCTTCTATTTGACCACTAATCCATTATCCCGCTTCAACACGAGTTACAAGGAGCGAACCTTGGACCCAATTTGGAACGAAGAGTTCGTTTT GGATGTAAATAGCGTGGACAGCGACAGTCTGAGGATTGATATCTG GGATTTTAACCCCGAGGAGAATGTGTCCGACAAATTCCGCAAAATAAACGAGATCAAAGACGGACGAGGTCTTAGAAAGTTTATCAAAGAAACGATGAATGCCTCGGCGGGGAAAACGACTCACGGACTCATTGGCAGTGTGGAAATCCCATTAAGA GATGTGCCCTCGGCAGGACTTCATAGTTGGCTCGAGTTGGAGAAACCTGACATGAAgtccaagagcaagaagaaaagagggGAAGTCAATATCAGTCTGGCTTTATCCACGGAAAAGGACCAGCATCTGACGTCCCAAGAGCATAAACACCTCCTCAAAATCCTCTTCGCACATGAGCTCCAAAATAATCAT TGCGAACCTTTCACTTGGAACGGAACCTTCAGCAAAGAGTCTGTCACCATCTTGGCTCAACATGCGGTTCAGGGGAAAATCACGGGAGCCGAAACGGCCTTGTCTCGATGGTTGGTGTATGCTCACACGCATTGCGATTTGCCTTTGGACTACCGGGTGTTTCATCCCATTTTGGAAAAGCTTCATTACGCCATCACCCAAAATCTATTCCACGTGGATGAC GAGGAAAACTTCATTGAGACTGCGGTGATCTTCACCCATCATGCGACCGAGTTCCTTCGAAAGCATCGACATTACATGGCTAATAACCCGGAGCTCACGCTTCAGGTAGAATACATTCTCAA ATGTTTGAGGCTGATTTCCAATGCCGTAGAAGGCAAGGATCCGCCTcggaacgaaagaaagagctTGGATACGACAGATTATCGCCACTACATGAACCTCATCACCCCAGGAAACATGATTCTCAAGGTGACTGAGGCTATTGGAGAGAGCTTCCAGCATTGGTATCGCTATATTGTAGACGCTCTCCCCATTGAGAGTTCCCGGGCATTACGAATCAAGAACATCACGGCCTTGGTTCGAACCTTGGTCACTGATCTCAAGACCGAATGCCGGGCGGTCCATGAGCTCTTTTCCGAGAACCTCCAGATTGATTATCTTCGCATAGCGTTTGATGTGTATCAGAATGAG CTCGTGGAGGTGGCCAAGGACCTAGTTGAGAGTACATGTGACAAACTCCGGCCTATAATCTTCTCGGAAAACTCGGACAACAATTACGTCAGTGACACCCTCGCAATCGGCACCAGTCTATTTGAGCTCTACTTGGCCTTGCAACAAATGGCCGC TTTGGGGAAACAGATCCATGGAGAAATCCCGGCCGTCGAATTCATGAACTGTCATGCTTGGTTTAACAAGGCCGTGGCTCGTTGGCTGGACATAGCTCTGTATAAGGCCATGGAACGGATTATTCGGGCCGTAGAATTGGACAATTTGGAGCCAGTTGATGCCTTGGTTCAGCATAGCTCATCAGCTGTGGATATCCGGACGGTGCTTTTGCAGATCAAAACGTTTTGGAAGGAGTTGAATTGGCCGGATGTGGAGGCGTCGTATgcgttcatttcaaaaatcttaGAC gATGTCTGCAAGACTTCAATATTTTATGCGGATCATATGTGTCGCCGAGTGACATTGTCCCAGCAAATTGAGAAGAAAGATGGCAAATACGAGATCACGCCCAGCCTTTGTTTGGCCATCAACAACATTGACTACGTGCTGGAATTCATTCAACCGTTTGTGGCGGCCTTGGGCATGGAGGAGACTCTGGAGAAGTTGGAAACCCTCAATGGCGAAATGGTGGCCAACTCATGTCGGAGAACCCTACAGACGTTGGTCCAGAATGCGgtggaaaatgttgaaaacaaGATCTTTGAGATCTTGGACACGATTGGTGAGAAAATGGCGCCAGTGATTCAAAAGTTCCTTGTTGAAGGCAGTGCTTTGGTGGCTTATGCTGGCAGGGATAAAGAGACTTTGATCCAATATCTGGACAAAAATATGATCATCCTGaaggaaaaattgaataacGCGAATTTTGAGAAGGTCTTGTCCGTCATTTGGGACAGCTCTGCCTTGAGTTTGTCAGAAACGATTCATCTTAGTATTGAG CGCCAGAAACCGCCGAGCTATTTCAAGACCTTGCTCGATATATTGAAGATCCTGATCAATTTTTTCTACGGGGACAAGATTCCGAATGACGAAACCCTTTTGAAGATGACCAATTTGTTGCAAACTTACGCGGCTGATAGCAACGAGCTCATCTCCAGGTACCATTGGTCACGATACCAGCATCAGCAAGCCATTCAAGATGCTGACTGGCCCATAGGAAGTCTCACAGTGAGATGTCAGCTTCTCAAAGAGCACCTCAGAATCGAGGTTCTGAACGCTCGCAATTTGAAACCTCCCGACACTCAAACGG TTCGAATCCAATCGAAGCACTTTCCACCAATCCGTAGCAGATCTCACAACTCGAATTTGTATCGGTCCTCTATGAATTTGGAATGGGTCAAGTCCAAGTTCAAGTCCATCCGTGCCAATCTACACGAGGCTAGCATTCAGTTCCATGCTCAAACACACGCCGGCCAATGTGATCCATATGTGAGTGTGAAAATCGTCCCGGAGGGAAAGTTCTCGTTTGCGCCCAAGTTCAAGACCAAAGTTCAACGAAGGACactctttcctctctttgaCGAAACCTTTGACTT TGTCTTAGGACCCAACCAATCGAACCGATTCCATGATGCCTTCATCCAGTTAACTATAAAAGATCGAGGGATCCTTCCCGGGAACGACTTCTTCATCGGAGAGACCCTCGTCCCATTCTCGGATATTCAGAGAACGGGTCTCAACCAAAAATTGTCAGATTTACCTCAAATACAACTTCCTTTAACCAAACCGGAAGATTTGG ATTCTGACGTGATCATAGCTCTAGAGTCTCGAAATTTTGATCGTGTGGCCAAAAATTTTCTACAAAAGGAACggaaaaagatttga
- the LOC131880216 gene encoding protein unc-13 homolog 4B-like isoform X2, whose protein sequence is MSGSSDPFCTFYLTTNPLSRFNTSYKERTLDPIWNEEFVLDVNSVDSDSLRIDIWDFNPEENVSDKFRKINEIKDGRGLRKFIKETMNASAGKTTHGLIGSVEIPLRDVPSAGLHSWLELEKPDMKSKSKKKRGEVNISLALSTEKDQHLTSQEHKHLLKILFAHELQNNHCEPFTWNGTFSKESVTILAQHAVQGKITGAETALSRWLVYAHTHCDLPLDYRVFHPILEKLHYAITQNLFHVDDEENFIETAVIFTHHATEFLRKHRHYMANNPELTLQVEYILKCLRLISNAVEGKDPPRNERKSLDTTDYRHYMNLITPGNMILKVTEAIGESFQHWYRYIVDALPIESSRALRIKNITALVRTLVTDLKTECRAVHELFSENLQIDYLRIAFDVYQNELVEVAKDLVESTCDKLRPIIFSENSDNNYVSDTLAIGTSLFELYLALQQMAALGKQIHGEIPAVEFMNCHAWFNKAVARWLDIALYKAMERIIRAVELDNLEPVDALVQHSSSAVDIRTVLLQIKTFWKELNWPDVEASYAFISKILDDVCKTSIFYADHMCRRVTLSQQIEKKDGKYEITPSLCLAINNIDYVLEFIQPFVAALGMEETLEKLETLNGEMVANSCRRTLQTLVQNAVENVENKIFEILDTIGEKMAPVIQKFLVEGSALVAYAGRDKETLIQYLDKNMIILKEKLNNANFEKVLSVIWDSSALSLSETIHLSIERQKPPSYFKTLLDILKILINFFYGDKIPNDETLLKMTNLLQTYAADSNELISRYHWSRYQHQQAIQDADWPIGSLTVRCQLLKEHLRIEVLNARNLKPPDTQTVRIQSKHFPPIRSRSHNSNLYRSSMNLEWVKSKFKSIRANLHEASIQFHAQTHAGQCDPYVSVKIVPEGKFSFAPKFKTKVQRRTLFPLFDETFDFVLGPNQSNRFHDAFIQLTIKDRGILPGNDFFIGETLVPFSDIQRTGLNQKLSDLPQIQLPLTKPEDLDSDVIIALESRNFDRVAKNFLQKERKKI, encoded by the exons ATGTCCGGCAGCAGCGATCCATTTTGCACCTTCTATTTGACCACTAATCCATTATCCCGCTTCAACACAAGTTACAAGGAGCGAACCTTGGACCCAATTTGGAACGAAGAGTTCGTTTT GGATGTAAATAGCGTGGACAGCGACAGTCTGAGGATTGATATCTG GGATTTTAACCCCGAGGAGAATGTGTCCGACAAATTCCGCAAAATAAACGAGATCAAAGACGGACGAGGTCTTAGAAAGTTTATCAAAGAAACGATGAATGCCTCGGCGGGGAAAACGACTCACGGACTCATTGGCAGTGTGGAAATCCCATTAAGA GATGTGCCCTCGGCAGGACTTCATAGTTGGCTCGAGTTGGAGAAACCTGACATGAAgtccaagagcaagaagaaaagagggGAAGTCAATATCAGTCTGGCTTTATCCACGGAAAAGGACCAGCATCTGACGTCCCAAGAGCATAAACACCTCCTCAAAATCCTCTTCGCACATGAGCTCCAAAATAATCAT TGCGAACCTTTCACTTGGAACGGAACCTTCAGCAAAGAGTCTGTCACCATCTTGGCTCAACATGCGGTTCAGGGGAAAATCACGGGAGCCGAAACGGCCTTGTCTCGATGGTTGGTGTATGCTCACACGCATTGCGATTTGCCTTTGGACTACCGGGTGTTTCATCCCATTTTGGAAAAGCTTCATTACGCCATCACCCAAAATCTATTCCACGTGGATGAC GAGGAAAACTTCATTGAGACTGCGGTGATCTTCACCCATCATGCGACCGAGTTCCTTCGAAAGCATCGACATTACATGGCTAATAACCCGGAGCTCACGCTTCAGGTAGAATACATTCTCAA ATGTTTGAGGCTGATTTCCAATGCCGTAGAAGGCAAGGATCCGCCTcggaacgaaagaaagagctTGGATACGACAGATTATCGCCACTACATGAACCTCATCACCCCAGGAAACATGATTCTCAAGGTGACTGAGGCTATTGGAGAGAGCTTCCAGCATTGGTATCGCTATATTGTAGACGCTCTCCCCATTGAGAGTTCCCGGGCATTACGAATCAAGAACATCACGGCCTTGGTTCGAACCTTGGTCACTGATCTCAAGACCGAATGCCGGGCGGTCCATGAGCTCTTTTCCGAGAACCTCCAGATTGATTATCTTCGCATAGCGTTTGATGTGTATCAGAATGAG CTCGTGGAGGTGGCCAAGGACCTAGTTGAGAGTACATGTGACAAACTCCGGCCTATAATCTTCTCGGAAAACTCGGACAACAATTACGTCAGTGACACCCTCGCAATCGGCACCAGTCTATTTGAGCTCTACTTGGCCTTGCAACAAATGGCCGC TTTGGGGAAACAGATCCATGGAGAAATCCCGGCCGTCGAATTCATGAACTGTCATGCTTGGTTTAACAAGGCCGTGGCTCGTTGGCTGGACATAGCTCTGTATAAGGCCATGGAACGGATTATTCGGGCCGTAGAATTGGACAATTTGGAGCCAGTTGATGCCTTGGTTCAGCATAGCTCATCAGCTGTGGATATCCGGACGGTGCTTTTGCAGATCAAAACGTTTTGGAAGGAGTTGAATTGGCCGGATGTGGAGGCGTCGTATgcgttcatttcaaaaatcttaGAC gATGTCTGCAAGACTTCAATATTTTATGCGGATCATATGTGTCGCCGAGTGACATTGTCCCAGCAAATTGAGAAGAAAGATGGCAAATACGAGATCACGCCCAGCCTTTGTTTGGCCATCAACAACATTGACTACGTGCTGGAATTCATTCAACCGTTTGTGGCGGCCTTGGGCATGGAGGAGACTCTGGAGAAGTTGGAAACCCTCAATGGCGAAATGGTGGCCAACTCATGTCGGAGAACCCTACAGACGTTGGTCCAGAATGCGgtggaaaatgttgaaaacaaGATCTTTGAGATCTTGGACACGATTGGTGAGAAAATGGCGCCAGTGATTCAAAAGTTCCTTGTTGAAGGCAGTGCTTTGGTGGCTTATGCTGGCAGGGATAAAGAGACTTTGATCCAATATCTGGACAAAAATATGATCATCCTGaaggaaaaattgaataacGCGAATTTTGAGAAGGTCTTGTCCGTCATTTGGGACAGCTCTGCCTTGAGTTTGTCAGAAACGATTCATCTTAGTATTGAG CGCCAGAAACCGCCGAGCTATTTCAAGACCTTGCTCGATATATTGAAGATCCTGATCAATTTTTTCTACGGGGACAAGATTCCGAATGACGAAACCCTTTTGAAGATGACCAATTTGTTGCAAACTTACGCGGCTGATAGCAACGAGCTCATCTCCAGGTACCATTGGTCACGATACCAGCATCAGCAAGCCATTCAAGATGCTGACTGGCCCATAGGAAGTCTCACAGTGAGATGTCAGCTTCTCAAAGAGCACCTCAGAATCGAGGTTCTGAACGCTCGCAATTTGAAACCTCCCGACACTCAAACGG TTCGAATCCAATCGAAGCACTTTCCACCAATCCGTAGCAGATCTCACAACTCGAATTTGTATCGGTCCTCTATGAATTTGGAATGGGTCAAGTCCAAGTTCAAGTCCATCCGTGCCAATCTACACGAGGCTAGCATTCAGTTCCATGCTCAAACACACGCCGGCCAATGTGATCCATATGTGAGTGTGAAAATCGTCCCGGAGGGAAAGTTCTCGTTTGCGCCCAAGTTCAAGACCAAAGTTCAACGAAGGACactctttcctctctttgaCGAAACCTTTGACTT TGTCTTAGGACCCAACCAATCGAACCGATTCCATGATGCCTTCATCCAGTTAACTATAAAAGATCGAGGGATCCTTCCCGGGAACGACTTCTTCATCGGAGAGACCCTCGTCCCATTCTCGGATATTCAGAGAACGGGTCTCAACCAAAAATTGTCAGATTTACCTCAAATACAACTTCCTTTAACCAAACCGGAAGATTTGG ATTCTGACGTGATCATAGCTCTAGAGTCTCGAAATTTTGATCGTGTGGCCAAAAATTTTCTACAAAAGGAACggaaaaagatttga